The following coding sequences are from one Ruminococcus flavefaciens AE3010 window:
- a CDS encoding DNA polymerase III subunit alpha, whose product MRSDEFVNLHVHTEYSLLDGACRIKELIVRVKELGQTAAAITDHGNMYGAVEFWNAARAEGIKPIIGCEVYVARRTRHDREPKLDASPYHLILLCENNEGYRNLVKLVSIASIEGFYNKPRVDVELLKKYHSGLICLSACLAGEIPRLLADGHYDEAKSVALKYRDIFGEDNYFIEIQNHGIKDELKILPLLYKLSTETGIPLAATNDCHYIEKKDAEMQNVLLCIQTGKTIDDPTGLRFETDEFYVKSADEMAALFKGHEEAVSNTVQIAERCNVEFEFGNIKLPKFTIEGVDDNREYFRELCRRGMIERYGEAPPKNVTERMEYELDVITKMGYTDYYLIVWDFIRYAREHNVPVGPGRGSGAGSLCAYCIGITGIDPIKFNLLFERFLNPERVSMPDFDIDFCIEGRRSVKDYVVRRYGADYVSEIIAFDTLKARAAVRDVGRVLGISYQLCDRAAKEIDPRATLSQAMKESDELSGLYHSDRDMRRCIDLAKKLEGMPRHASTHAAGVVISAVPLSDLVPLQKNDDTVVTQYTMGILESLGLLKMDFLGLRNLTIIRDTVNEIHKTDPDFDISAIPVDDREVYAMMTQGDTEGVFQFESEGMTARVMELAPERLEDLIVIISLYRPGPMKSIPVYIENKKHPESVTYKHPLLKDILEDTYGCMVYQEQVMEICRKLAGYSYGHADIVRRAMAKKKHDVMLKERESFVKGAADNGVSEDIANSVFDEMVSFASYAFNKSHAAAYAYLAYQTAFLKCHYRGIYMAALMSSVMGQSDKLAEYINSCKENGIEILSPDVNKSGKGFTFADGKMYFGLLAIKNAGSGLADKIIAERNEHGNFTGLQDFCERVEGRELNKKALENLIKSGAFDGLGHNRRQMLESYETILDMTGSGTRGVIEGQLNFLEGMDTSEMNVRIPYKQEYDTKQLLAMEKEATGMYLSGHPLSPYYWIGELMHVRRIGDILTDSSVRDGTSVKLLCCVESSKLHVTKNGDKMSFVTFSDETGEIEGVVFPDLFMVCGGKLVSDGIVLINGKISVKDDRLTVICGAITADTEFERSVSNMKLCIKTTSSEASFTNEFVELCGRNIGGTAVCLYLTDMKKTVIPRTKLSVKVTKEFCDELKKHYNSSQIGLIQ is encoded by the coding sequence ATGCGAAGTGACGAATTTGTAAATCTTCATGTCCACACCGAGTACAGTCTCCTTGACGGAGCCTGTCGCATTAAGGAGCTTATTGTCCGCGTTAAGGAGCTTGGACAGACTGCTGCAGCCATAACAGACCACGGAAATATGTACGGAGCTGTGGAGTTCTGGAACGCTGCAAGAGCAGAGGGAATAAAGCCTATTATCGGCTGTGAGGTATACGTTGCAAGACGTACACGCCATGACCGTGAGCCGAAGCTTGACGCGTCACCCTATCACCTTATACTTTTATGCGAGAACAACGAGGGCTACAGAAATCTTGTAAAGCTTGTCTCTATAGCGAGCATAGAGGGCTTTTACAATAAGCCCAGAGTAGATGTTGAACTGCTTAAAAAGTACCACAGCGGACTTATATGCCTGTCAGCCTGCCTTGCAGGTGAGATACCCCGTCTTCTTGCTGACGGTCATTACGATGAAGCAAAGTCGGTCGCACTGAAATATCGCGACATATTCGGCGAAGACAACTACTTCATCGAGATACAGAACCACGGTATCAAAGATGAACTGAAAATACTTCCGCTTCTCTATAAGCTTTCAACGGAAACAGGTATACCTCTTGCTGCTACTAATGACTGCCATTATATTGAAAAAAAGGACGCCGAAATGCAGAATGTACTTCTCTGCATACAGACCGGAAAGACTATAGATGATCCCACAGGCTTGCGCTTTGAGACAGATGAGTTCTATGTTAAGTCAGCAGACGAAATGGCAGCTCTCTTCAAAGGACATGAAGAAGCTGTAAGCAATACTGTCCAGATAGCAGAGCGCTGTAATGTTGAATTTGAGTTCGGCAACATAAAGCTCCCAAAGTTTACGATCGAGGGCGTTGACGACAACAGGGAATACTTCCGCGAGCTTTGCCGCAGGGGAATGATAGAGCGATACGGTGAAGCTCCGCCGAAAAACGTCACTGAGCGCATGGAGTATGAGCTTGACGTCATCACAAAAATGGGCTACACGGACTACTACCTTATTGTATGGGATTTTATCCGCTATGCCCGCGAGCATAATGTGCCTGTAGGTCCGGGACGTGGTTCGGGAGCAGGAAGCCTTTGCGCATACTGCATAGGCATTACAGGTATAGACCCCATAAAGTTCAATCTTCTCTTCGAGCGCTTTCTCAATCCCGAGAGAGTAAGCATGCCCGACTTTGATATCGACTTCTGTATCGAGGGACGCCGGAGCGTCAAGGACTACGTAGTCAGAAGATACGGTGCTGATTATGTTTCGGAGATAATAGCATTCGATACCCTGAAAGCCCGTGCGGCGGTCCGCGACGTGGGCAGAGTTCTTGGTATATCCTATCAGCTCTGTGACAGAGCCGCCAAGGAGATAGACCCCCGTGCAACGCTTAGTCAGGCGATGAAGGAGTCTGATGAGCTCAGCGGACTTTATCACTCCGACAGGGATATGCGCAGATGTATAGACCTTGCAAAAAAGCTTGAGGGTATGCCCCGCCATGCTTCAACTCATGCGGCAGGCGTTGTAATATCGGCAGTACCTCTCAGTGATCTTGTACCATTGCAGAAGAATGACGATACAGTAGTGACTCAGTACACAATGGGCATTCTGGAGTCACTGGGACTTCTGAAAATGGACTTTCTCGGACTGCGTAATCTTACAATTATAAGAGACACAGTTAACGAGATACACAAGACTGACCCTGATTTTGATATAAGCGCAATTCCAGTAGACGACAGGGAAGTCTATGCAATGATGACCCAGGGAGATACAGAGGGCGTTTTCCAGTTTGAGAGCGAGGGCATGACTGCCCGCGTTATGGAGCTTGCTCCCGAGCGTCTGGAGGACTTGATAGTTATAATCTCACTGTACCGCCCCGGACCTATGAAGTCCATACCCGTATATATCGAAAACAAGAAGCATCCCGAAAGCGTCACCTACAAGCACCCGCTTCTCAAAGATATTCTGGAAGATACCTACGGCTGTATGGTATATCAGGAGCAGGTAATGGAGATATGCCGAAAGCTTGCAGGCTATTCCTACGGTCATGCGGATATAGTCCGCAGAGCTATGGCTAAAAAGAAGCACGATGTAATGCTGAAAGAACGCGAGAGCTTCGTAAAGGGAGCGGCTGACAACGGAGTATCGGAAGATATTGCAAATTCGGTATTCGATGAAATGGTCAGCTTTGCGTCCTATGCATTCAATAAGTCACACGCGGCAGCATATGCATACCTTGCTTATCAGACTGCGTTTCTTAAATGCCATTACCGCGGAATATACATGGCGGCGCTTATGTCAAGCGTTATGGGACAGAGCGATAAGCTTGCGGAGTATATCAACTCCTGCAAGGAAAACGGCATTGAGATACTAAGTCCCGACGTAAACAAGAGCGGCAAGGGCTTCACATTTGCAGACGGCAAGATGTATTTCGGACTACTTGCCATAAAAAATGCGGGAAGCGGACTCGCAGACAAGATAATTGCCGAGCGCAACGAACACGGTAATTTTACAGGCTTGCAGGACTTCTGCGAGCGTGTGGAGGGCAGGGAGCTTAACAAAAAAGCCCTCGAAAACCTTATCAAGTCGGGAGCATTTGACGGACTTGGACATAATCGGCGTCAGATGCTGGAAAGCTACGAAACTATTCTTGATATGACAGGCTCGGGTACAAGAGGAGTAATTGAGGGACAGCTGAACTTCCTCGAGGGAATGGACACTTCTGAGATGAATGTGCGTATCCCTTATAAGCAGGAGTACGATACCAAACAGCTCCTTGCGATGGAAAAGGAAGCAACAGGAATGTATCTCAGCGGACATCCGCTTTCGCCTTATTACTGGATAGGAGAACTGATGCACGTCCGCAGGATAGGAGATATCCTTACCGACAGCAGCGTCAGGGACGGTACTTCCGTAAAGCTCCTATGCTGCGTGGAAAGCTCAAAGCTTCATGTCACAAAGAACGGCGACAAGATGAGCTTCGTCACCTTTTCAGATGAGACAGGCGAGATAGAGGGCGTTGTATTCCCTGATCTTTTTATGGTATGCGGCGGCAAGCTCGTATCTGACGGTATAGTTCTAATTAACGGAAAAATTTCTGTCAAGGACGACAGACTTACTGTAATATGCGGAGCAATAACCGCTGATACTGAATTTGAACGCTCTGTATCAAATATGAAGCTCTGTATAAAAACAACTTCTTCCGAAGCCTCATTTACAAATGAGTTTGTTGAGCTTTGCGGCAGAAACATCGGCGGTACAGCAGTATGTCTGTATCTGACAGACATGAAAAAAACTGTTATTCCGCGCACAAAGCTGAGTGTAAAGGTGACAAAAGAGTTCTGCGATGAGCTGAAAAAGCATTATAATTCTTCACAAATAGGGCTTATTCAGTGA
- a CDS encoding putative glycoside hydrolase encodes MKFKNKGRKIYKTKEKNYYGKSPVGKAFSVGLTVLLIGGIGFIGYSVAEPLINYSKKKGDNADSSAVLSATESITDENGEPVEDNTEPAVPLPLDAEKYRAYALSTNDLIGTDTLKDALKRIPQGESIEFVEVPLKVGGGDIYYASNNYYATSAGLVRSYIRLKDIVSTISDAGYKPVALVSTFNDNTLPKYFRDMSYITVDDGSQWIDNTVEAGGKPWMNPFSETAVSYNSDIVEEISSAGFNKVVCYDFIFPDFRPSDVEYLGDKVTGPDRYMALTSAANLMYDKIMHNGATMLLEVDAADLLKGKDDVLQPMLLKVNTVVLNIDMDAISYGVYTLDTVYEFNGTPAENVKKMLDLVSDDVEDFNVAVRVSGDTVSTQDLLDAKEEIVDYGFDSYVLG; translated from the coding sequence AAGGCTTTTTCTGTAGGTCTTACTGTTCTTCTTATAGGCGGTATCGGCTTTATAGGCTACAGTGTTGCCGAACCGCTTATAAATTACTCTAAGAAAAAGGGCGATAACGCAGACAGCTCTGCTGTTCTTTCGGCTACGGAAAGTATTACCGATGAAAACGGCGAGCCTGTTGAAGATAATACAGAGCCTGCTGTACCGCTGCCTCTGGACGCGGAAAAGTACAGAGCCTATGCCCTGAGCACAAATGATCTGATAGGTACAGATACCCTAAAGGACGCTCTCAAGCGTATACCTCAGGGTGAGAGCATAGAGTTTGTAGAGGTTCCGCTGAAAGTCGGCGGCGGCGATATTTATTACGCTTCAAACAACTATTACGCAACGTCGGCAGGTCTGGTGCGTTCATATATCAGGCTCAAGGACATAGTTTCAACTATAAGTGATGCAGGGTATAAGCCTGTTGCACTTGTTAGCACCTTCAACGACAATACGCTCCCGAAATACTTCCGTGATATGAGCTATATCACAGTAGATGACGGTTCACAGTGGATCGACAATACCGTTGAGGCAGGCGGAAAGCCGTGGATGAATCCTTTCTCGGAAACCGCCGTAAGCTACAACAGTGACATTGTTGAGGAGATATCATCGGCAGGCTTTAACAAGGTGGTATGCTATGATTTCATCTTCCCTGATTTCCGTCCCTCTGATGTTGAATATCTTGGAGACAAGGTAACAGGTCCTGACAGATATATGGCGCTTACATCTGCTGCAAACCTTATGTATGACAAGATAATGCATAACGGAGCCACCATGCTTCTTGAAGTTGATGCGGCTGACCTTTTAAAGGGCAAGGACGATGTTCTGCAGCCCATGCTTCTTAAAGTAAATACTGTTGTTCTGAATATAGATATGGACGCTATCAGCTACGGAGTCTATACACTTGACACTGTGTATGAGTTTAACGGTACTCCTGCTGAAAACGTAAAGAAAATGCTTGACCTTGTGAGCGATGACGTTGAGGATTTCAACGTAGCTGTTCGCGTTTCTGGCGATACGGTAAGTACACAGGATCTGCTTGATGCAAAGGAAGAAATAGTCGATTACGGATTCGATTCATATGTACTCGGCTAA
- a CDS encoding DUF951 domain-containing protein — MDIRPGDVLTMKKNHPCGGSEMFVIRAGMDFRLRCIKCAREFMVARNKIEKSIRSVKHADEG; from the coding sequence TTGGATATCAGACCGGGTGATGTGCTTACAATGAAGAAGAATCATCCCTGCGGCGGCAGCGAAATGTTCGTGATACGTGCAGGAATGGATTTCAGGCTCAGATGTATAAAGTGCGCAAGAGAATTCATGGTTGCCCGCAACAAGATTGAAAAGAGTATCCGCAGCGTAAAACACGCCGATGAGGGTTAG
- the hprK gene encoding HPr(Ser) kinase/phosphatase produces the protein MADNFKVSLQRIMDEFKLEAIYVPKDPNEIMIDENDVNRPGLQLMGFYEYFNPERIQIIGKMEFAYLSTIDEKTRRERLQCLFSKRIPAIIITRELPEFAEMREFASQYEVPLLRSKESTSNFIAALIAFLNLTLAPRITRHGVLIEIYGEGVFITGESGVGKSETAIELVKRGHRLVADDAVEIRKVSNISLVGSSPDNIRHFLELRGIGIINARRLFGIGAVKMTEKIDLVVELEQWKSEKIYDRMGVDTEFVSLLGVKIPSLTIPVKPGRNLAVILEVAAMNNRQKKMGYNAARELLNRLGMESDPKEVVREYDAF, from the coding sequence ATGGCTGATAATTTCAAGGTGTCGCTTCAGCGTATTATGGATGAATTCAAGCTTGAAGCAATTTATGTGCCGAAAGATCCAAACGAGATAATGATCGATGAGAATGACGTAAACCGTCCGGGACTGCAGCTCATGGGCTTCTATGAGTACTTCAACCCTGAGCGTATCCAGATAATCGGAAAAATGGAATTCGCTTACCTTTCAACTATTGATGAAAAGACAAGAAGAGAGCGTCTGCAGTGTCTCTTCTCAAAGCGAATCCCTGCAATAATAATCACAAGAGAGCTTCCTGAATTTGCTGAAATGAGAGAGTTCGCAAGTCAGTATGAGGTGCCGCTTCTCAGAAGCAAGGAGAGCACGTCCAATTTCATTGCAGCTCTTATCGCATTCCTTAACCTTACACTTGCTCCGAGAATAACACGTCACGGTGTTCTTATTGAAATATACGGCGAAGGCGTATTCATCACAGGCGAGAGCGGCGTAGGAAAGAGCGAGACAGCTATCGAGCTTGTAAAGCGCGGTCACAGACTTGTTGCCGATGACGCTGTTGAGATCAGAAAGGTGTCAAATATCAGTCTTGTGGGAAGCTCACCTGATAATATCCGCCATTTCCTTGAGCTCCGCGGTATCGGAATCATCAATGCAAGACGTCTTTTCGGTATCGGTGCCGTAAAGATGACAGAGAAGATCGACCTTGTAGTAGAGCTTGAGCAGTGGAAGTCAGAAAAGATATACGACCGTATGGGCGTAGATACCGAGTTTGTAAGCCTTCTCGGCGTAAAGATACCGTCTCTTACCATACCTGTTAAGCCCGGACGTAACCTTGCAGTCATACTTGAAGTTGCAGCCATGAACAACAGACAGAAGAAAATGGGCTACAATGCTGCCCGCGAGCTTCTGAACAGACTTGGAATGGAGTCCGACCCCAAGGAAGTTGTGCGCGAGTACGACGCATTCTGA
- the rapZ gene encoding RNase adapter RapZ — translation MQLLIVTGMSGSGKSSVMDVMEDIGFYCMDNIPPKLITQFVDLCRQSETDINKIAVAVDIRTGEMFAEIYQSWLELKRHPDVDVKVLFIEATHDVLLQRYKETRRRHPLYDKFNGNIHEAINYEWTQLSQLREIADYYIETSNFTTSQLKEQVKSIFLEKSSDSLIIKVMSFGFKYGVSTEADLVFDVRCLPNPFYIEELRNHTGCDSCVRDYVMGFGQSQTLFDKLKDLIDYLIPLYVQEGKSQLVIAFGCTGGKHRSITFAELMADHLIEKEYKVQKYHRDITKDKKF, via the coding sequence ATGCAGTTACTGATCGTAACGGGTATGTCAGGCTCGGGAAAATCAAGTGTTATGGACGTTATGGAGGATATCGGCTTCTACTGTATGGACAATATACCGCCCAAGCTCATAACACAGTTCGTTGACCTGTGCAGGCAATCTGAAACTGATATAAATAAGATAGCCGTAGCTGTCGATATACGTACAGGCGAAATGTTTGCGGAGATATACCAATCGTGGCTGGAACTGAAGCGCCACCCCGATGTTGACGTAAAAGTTCTGTTTATCGAAGCAACTCACGACGTACTGCTGCAGCGTTATAAGGAAACACGCCGCAGACACCCCCTTTATGATAAATTCAACGGAAACATACATGAAGCCATAAACTATGAATGGACACAGCTTTCTCAGCTGCGTGAGATAGCGGACTACTACATAGAGACGTCCAACTTTACAACTTCGCAGCTAAAGGAGCAGGTAAAGTCCATTTTTCTTGAAAAGAGCTCTGATTCGCTCATTATCAAGGTAATGTCCTTTGGCTTTAAGTACGGAGTCTCTACCGAGGCTGACCTTGTGTTTGATGTTAGGTGTCTGCCGAATCCTTTCTATATCGAGGAGCTCCGCAACCATACGGGCTGCGACAGCTGCGTCAGGGATTATGTTATGGGCTTTGGGCAGTCGCAGACTCTTTTTGACAAGCTTAAAGACCTTATCGACTATCTTATACCCCTTTATGTTCAGGAGGGAAAGAGCCAGCTTGTAATTGCTTTCGGCTGTACAGGCGGAAAACACCGCTCCATAACCTTTGCCGAGCTTATGGCTGATCATCTTATTGAAAAAGAATACAAGGTGCAGAAGTACCACCGCGATATTACTAAAGACAAAAAATTCTGA
- the pfkA gene encoding 6-phosphofructokinase — MIKKIGVLTSGGDAPGMNAAVRAVVRSALAKGMEVYGIRRGYVGLLNGDIIKMDERSVSDIIHRGGTVLYTARCPEFRTKEGVAKGKAKLDELGIEGLVVIGGDGSFRGAADLSAMGVLCIGLPGTIDNDIACTDYTIGFDTAMNTAMEMADKLRDTSQSHDRISVVEVMGRGAGHIAVNTGVACGATDIITKEVPYDINAIANTMLAKKAKGKQNFVVIVAESVGHSDEIAKMLQEKTGIDARSTILGHVQRGGSPTVRDRVEATRMGYYAVELLEQGIGNRVVGIKDSKIVDYDIQEALSMHKEYDEKLHHIAEEIAY, encoded by the coding sequence ATGATCAAGAAAATTGGTGTTTTGACAAGCGGCGGTGACGCTCCCGGAATGAATGCCGCTGTAAGAGCTGTTGTAAGATCTGCTCTTGCAAAGGGTATGGAGGTTTACGGTATCCGCAGAGGATACGTTGGACTCCTTAACGGCGATATCATCAAGATGGACGAGAGAAGCGTTTCCGATATTATACACAGAGGCGGTACCGTTCTTTATACAGCAAGATGTCCTGAATTCAGAACTAAGGAGGGTGTTGCAAAGGGCAAGGCTAAGCTTGATGAGCTTGGCATCGAAGGTCTTGTAGTTATCGGCGGTGACGGTTCATTCAGAGGCGCAGCTGATCTTTCTGCAATGGGCGTTCTTTGTATCGGTCTTCCCGGTACTATCGATAATGATATTGCATGTACAGATTATACTATCGGCTTTGATACAGCTATGAACACAGCTATGGAAATGGCTGATAAGCTCCGTGATACATCTCAGTCTCACGACAGAATCTCTGTTGTAGAGGTAATGGGAAGAGGAGCAGGTCATATCGCTGTTAATACAGGTGTTGCATGCGGTGCTACAGATATCATCACAAAGGAAGTTCCTTATGATATCAATGCTATCGCAAATACAATGCTGGCAAAGAAGGCAAAGGGCAAGCAGAACTTTGTAGTTATCGTTGCTGAGAGCGTTGGTCACTCTGATGAGATCGCTAAGATGCTTCAGGAAAAGACAGGTATCGACGCAAGATCAACTATCCTCGGTCACGTACAGAGAGGCGGCTCTCCTACAGTTAGAGACAGAGTTGAGGCTACAAGAATGGGCTACTATGCAGTAGAGCTTCTTGAGCAGGGAATCGGCAACCGTGTTGTTGGTATCAAGGACAGCAAGATCGTTGATTACGATATTCAGGAAGCACTTTCAATGCACAAGGAATATGACGAAAAGCTTCACCATATCGCTGAAGAGATCGCATACTGA
- the murB gene encoding UDP-N-acetylmuramate dehydrogenase — MDINGLTKLCEKLGCRITPEVSLKEYITFKFGGPCRALINVNSAMSAAELIKYMKQNSIKYGILGRGSNVLVSDEGFDGVILLFGSDFARIEAKGNTIRCDAGALLASACVRAQQLGLKGMENLFGIPGTVGGALYMNAGAYGSEMKDVVVCAEYIDEDCNIKTISRDDMELSYRSSFFSGSDRVITSVTMELESGDPDEIKAAMSECMAKRSSKQPLDYPSAGSTFKRPEGSYASLLIDQCGLKGLTCGGAMVSEKHSGFVINKGYATCADVLELCEKVKKIVKEKTGFQLELEPVILS; from the coding sequence TTGGATATCAATGGATTGACTAAACTATGCGAAAAGCTCGGGTGCAGGATAACTCCCGAGGTATCGCTTAAAGAATATATAACCTTCAAATTTGGCGGTCCCTGCAGGGCACTTATCAATGTTAATTCTGCAATGTCAGCTGCCGAGCTTATAAAATACATGAAGCAGAACAGTATCAAGTACGGTATCCTCGGCAGAGGAAGCAATGTACTTGTTTCCGATGAGGGCTTTGACGGTGTGATACTTCTTTTCGGAAGCGATTTTGCACGCATCGAGGCTAAGGGTAATACAATACGCTGCGATGCGGGAGCTCTTCTTGCATCTGCCTGTGTACGCGCCCAGCAGCTCGGTCTGAAAGGTATGGAAAACCTCTTCGGTATCCCGGGAACTGTAGGCGGTGCACTGTACATGAACGCAGGCGCATACGGCAGCGAGATGAAGGACGTTGTAGTCTGTGCTGAGTACATTGATGAGGACTGCAATATCAAAACCATAAGCCGCGACGATATGGAGCTTTCATACCGCAGCAGCTTTTTCTCAGGCTCGGACAGAGTGATAACCTCTGTTACAATGGAGCTTGAATCGGGTGATCCCGATGAGATAAAGGCAGCCATGTCGGAATGTATGGCAAAGAGAAGCTCTAAGCAGCCTCTTGATTATCCAAGTGCAGGAAGCACATTCAAGCGTCCCGAGGGAAGCTATGCATCACTGCTCATAGATCAGTGCGGACTTAAAGGACTGACCTGCGGCGGTGCAATGGTAAGCGAAAAGCACAGCGGATTTGTAATAAATAAGGGATATGCGACCTGTGCGGATGTTCTTGAGCTCTGCGAAAAGGTCAAAAAGATCGTAAAGGAGAAAACAGGCTTCCAGCTGGAGCTTGAACCTGTGATCCTCAGCTGA
- the whiA gene encoding DNA-binding protein WhiA, with translation MSFSNDVRQEICSSVNDKDRRFACLYGMLLFCRSLTREHICFQSESRISAELFCSLFSAVFRRELSITEHTRKNGVVLCSCDADGEDAEAVFQKYHLADDARLIDSEIIATNSLGVFTAGVFLACGSVNDPNKEYHLEFACPEEQLAQQLATLLGDIGVTAKTVLRRGQHIVYIKGSESIEDTLTFIGASQCTLELMNTKIYKDIRNKANRIANCDAANIDKVVKAAMKQIEDIKLIDRTVGLETLSDELREVAQLRAENIDMSLQEIGETLSEPISRSGVNHRFKKLAKIADEIRGGGGANAK, from the coding sequence ATATCATTCTCAAATGATGTAAGGCAGGAGATCTGTTCTTCTGTAAACGATAAAGATAGGCGTTTTGCCTGCCTTTACGGTATGCTGCTGTTTTGCAGGAGCCTTACCCGTGAGCACATATGCTTTCAGAGCGAGAGCAGGATATCAGCCGAGCTTTTTTGCAGCCTGTTTTCGGCTGTATTCCGAAGAGAGCTGAGTATAACCGAACACACAAGAAAAAACGGTGTTGTACTGTGTTCCTGTGATGCTGACGGCGAGGACGCAGAAGCAGTTTTTCAGAAATATCACCTTGCTGACGATGCAAGGCTTATCGATTCCGAGATTATTGCCACAAATAGTCTCGGAGTTTTTACAGCAGGAGTTTTTCTTGCCTGCGGAAGCGTAAACGATCCCAATAAGGAGTATCACCTTGAATTTGCCTGCCCTGAGGAGCAGCTGGCACAGCAGCTTGCAACACTTCTCGGAGATATAGGCGTTACCGCAAAGACCGTACTCCGCAGGGGACAGCATATAGTCTATATCAAGGGCAGTGAGTCCATTGAGGACACGCTGACCTTTATCGGCGCGTCTCAGTGTACACTGGAGCTTATGAATACCAAGATATACAAGGACATACGCAATAAAGCCAACAGGATAGCCAACTGTGATGCAGCCAATATCGACAAGGTGGTAAAGGCTGCCATGAAGCAGATAGAGGATATAAAGCTCATTGACAGGACTGTTGGACTTGAAACTCTTTCCGACGAGCTCCGCGAGGTAGCTCAGCTCAGAGCAGAGAACATCGATATGAGCCTGCAGGAAATAGGTGAGACTCTGAGCGAGCCCATTAGCCGTTCGGGAGTCAATCACCGCTTCAAGAAGCTGGCAAAGATAGCCGACGAGATACGCGGAGGTGGAGGGGCAAATGCGAAGTGA
- a CDS encoding S1 RNA-binding domain-containing protein: protein MEFRPEGCLFDTPSNQRYISSAEGLAEAMEKGIILEARAMLCTGTHDLMIDLPCARGIIPREEGAIGITEGKTRDIALISRVNKIVCFKVTELDLTDSGELEARLSRKAAQLECENNMISKLRPGDIIDARISHMEKFGSFVDIGCGIPSLVPIDTMSVSRISHPTDRFRTGQLIRVIVKGTENGMIFLTHKELLGTWEENACRFKIGETVPGVVRSIESYGVFVELTPNLAGLAESKEGISVGQSVSVYIKAIIPEKMKVKLIIVDVCGEYTPPKEIEYFIKSDHINYWKYSTDTSDKNISTSF from the coding sequence ATGGAATTCAGACCTGAAGGCTGCTTATTTGATACACCGTCAAATCAAAGGTATATATCCTCGGCAGAGGGATTGGCGGAAGCAATGGAAAAAGGTATAATACTTGAAGCAAGAGCAATGCTGTGTACAGGAACTCATGACCTGATGATCGATCTGCCATGCGCAAGAGGGATAATCCCACGCGAGGAGGGGGCCATAGGTATCACAGAAGGGAAGACACGTGATATAGCTCTTATATCACGTGTCAATAAAATAGTCTGCTTTAAAGTTACCGAGCTCGATCTGACTGACAGCGGAGAGCTTGAAGCAAGGCTGTCACGTAAAGCCGCACAGCTTGAATGCGAGAATAACATGATCTCAAAGCTCAGACCAGGTGATATTATCGACGCAAGAATATCCCACATGGAAAAATTCGGCAGCTTCGTTGATATAGGCTGCGGCATACCCTCTCTTGTACCCATAGATACTATGTCTGTGTCCCGTATCTCTCACCCCACCGACAGATTCAGGACAGGTCAGCTTATAAGAGTAATAGTCAAAGGGACTGAAAACGGCATGATATTTCTTACTCATAAAGAGCTCCTGGGTACATGGGAAGAAAACGCCTGCAGATTCAAAATCGGAGAAACTGTCCCCGGTGTTGTACGTTCCATAGAAAGCTACGGCGTATTCGTGGAGCTTACGCCAAATCTTGCAGGGCTTGCAGAATCAAAGGAAGGTATATCTGTAGGTCAGAGCGTCAGCGTCTACATAAAGGCTATCATTCCCGAAAAAATGAAAGTAAAGCTCATTATCGTAGACGTCTGCGGCGAATATACTCCCCCAAAGGAGATAGAATACTTTATAAAGTCAGACCATATAAACTACTGGAAATACTCCACCGATACTTCCGACAAGAATATCTCTACAAGCTTCTGA